In Rubrivirga marina, the following are encoded in one genomic region:
- a CDS encoding lipase/acyltransferase domain-containing protein, which produces MPRPLPPAALTLLALALLAPAAVGQASIRDLGSFRPTGVSDDGRVVSGDRSGSGDQVTEAIRWTEGEGIGVLPSFSNVWDRASAVSADGTVLVGYSYGYDGPGNFAVRWGEDGDAEFLGVLEVNDDLQLGSHAEAVSADGSVVVGFSEVERPGSMGSGQVETEQAFRWEGGVMTGLGYLDGSSVGSGPQSTATGVSADGAVVVGFSLTTALAGCAVNPCRQAFRWEGGQMQGLGVLGSGSESFSYAQAVSADGRVVVGKSSSSSALYGEAVRWEGGQMRGLGVLPGDVESIALAVSADGSLIVGESVSLEGDETIFLWTAAGGMRALRPYLLAQGVDLSGWTLGRFGGLSANGNYLVGFAGNGAARRAWRVALVPPQDIVVNDTRDLPNLGTADGRCDAVDDAEESGDQCTLRAAIELANEKAGANTIRFDLDGTAPFLIAPESALPAITDALTLDGLTQPGANDEVAVEIGGDATADADGLDVRADDVTLRGLSVTGFDGWGVRVDGADGVTVERMAIGYPLRSGPAFRPNGAGAVLAENGAHDVTIGGTEADDQNRLYGTVAVRGDLTDGVSVLRNEIALDPVAVGVTQVPIDLAAGGPSCTPWAGGDGPNGGMPAPRLLSITSGTVTGLTRPGARVVVFRTERSLLGTGHDRGRYWPASVLPVGTAEADGTGAFAVALDETLAVGDYVTASATDAGGSTSELAQLKRPVIFLPGIGGSWLEATAGAGSDANLWIPLGGFPTDAALNDRLARMAMDPFGQSLEPVVADGIVEDGAFGYGLPYYDALAAITAAGYPGDVGNDDRATNDLWRFDYDWRLHTIGVAARLRELVDELTGGADDVAVSCEVDLVAHSMGGVVANDYVRGEPEHARDHVHRYLTVATPYLGASQAAAAHSVGYVFDVEEALSFEVEWGRMITMARNIPAIYGLMPSRAFWDAAAPASPSHRHGYLFQDLDGRPVRSWGATRDFLAAPKRDAAGRAFGLGRNGRLIDQQQTEVHDLIDDWRGWDGPPQVFRQVGLLAGSTTTGWRVSTIVPELVLPERLTPRAEVGDTDRHRTWRTYLQPVLGTGDATVPLVSATLGHHASVGRVDFSGEDSDWIEPFEYYPCTHTGILADACTDTRGESALGRIQAILRSGYLVIPEPATRAAGGDPPPGAEALYVVASGPVTVEVTDATGARTGPRSREAYRVVEHGLGGIGYWPGERSATVSVPTTGAYTLTVEAPVEGVQARVYRLQIDADDAQRRSVLYADQSLDVGGRLRLSTLAGGTPAATPLSLDADGDGAFERSVAPSAVLTGTGGVPAVPTPEPAVVRAGTLEGSVTVELALPDVGTDGWTWTLSETADWITTSATSGTVPATITLRLAADLVSDTLATATLQLTLRHGDYAVEAPVPVELRTDAGGVDAEDGPDRPTALRVSAVAPNPARARAAVVVGLPAEAHVTVELFDVLGRRVGVLDAGPLAGGEHALALDTSPLPAGPYIVRVAAGGEVTTRPLTVVR; this is translated from the coding sequence ATGCCGCGCCCCCTTCCCCCCGCCGCGCTCACGCTCCTCGCCCTCGCGCTCCTCGCCCCGGCCGCCGTGGGCCAGGCGTCGATCCGGGACCTCGGCAGCTTTAGACCGACTGGCGTCTCTGACGACGGCCGGGTGGTCTCCGGCGACCGATCGGGCTCGGGCGACCAAGTCACAGAAGCCATTCGCTGGACTGAGGGTGAGGGGATCGGCGTCCTCCCCAGCTTCTCGAACGTCTGGGATCGTGCGTCGGCCGTAAGCGCGGACGGCACGGTCCTCGTCGGGTACAGCTACGGGTACGACGGCCCCGGCAACTTCGCCGTGCGGTGGGGTGAGGACGGGGACGCCGAGTTCCTCGGGGTCCTGGAAGTCAACGACGACCTCCAGTTGGGCAGCCACGCGGAGGCGGTGTCGGCGGACGGCTCCGTCGTCGTGGGCTTTTCCGAAGTGGAGCGGCCGGGGAGCATGGGTTCTGGGCAGGTCGAAACCGAACAGGCCTTCCGGTGGGAGGGCGGCGTCATGACCGGGCTCGGCTACCTCGACGGGAGCTCGGTTGGCTCGGGCCCCCAGAGCACAGCGACCGGCGTCTCAGCCGACGGGGCCGTCGTCGTGGGGTTCAGCCTGACGACCGCGCTGGCGGGTTGCGCCGTGAACCCGTGTCGACAGGCCTTCCGGTGGGAGGGCGGCCAGATGCAAGGGCTCGGCGTGCTCGGTAGTGGAAGTGAGTCCTTCAGCTACGCACAAGCTGTTTCGGCCGACGGACGGGTTGTCGTCGGAAAGAGCAGCAGTTCCTCGGCCCTCTACGGCGAGGCCGTCCGGTGGGAGGGCGGCCAGATGCGAGGGCTCGGCGTGCTCCCGGGCGACGTCGAGAGCATCGCGCTGGCGGTCTCGGCCGACGGGTCCCTCATCGTTGGCGAGTCCGTGAGCCTGGAGGGAGACGAGACCATCTTCCTCTGGACGGCGGCGGGCGGGATGCGCGCCCTCCGGCCGTACCTCCTCGCCCAGGGCGTGGACCTCTCGGGCTGGACGCTGGGGCGTTTCGGCGGCCTCTCGGCGAACGGGAACTACCTCGTAGGCTTCGCCGGGAATGGGGCGGCCCGCCGGGCCTGGCGCGTGGCGCTCGTGCCCCCCCAGGACATCGTCGTCAACGACACCCGCGACCTGCCGAACCTCGGCACCGCCGACGGCCGCTGCGACGCCGTCGACGACGCGGAGGAGAGCGGCGACCAATGCACGCTACGGGCGGCCATCGAGTTGGCGAACGAGAAGGCGGGCGCGAACACCATCAGGTTCGACCTCGACGGCACGGCGCCCTTCCTCATCGCGCCCGAGAGCGCGCTGCCGGCCATCACCGACGCGCTGACCCTCGACGGGCTCACGCAGCCCGGCGCGAATGACGAGGTCGCGGTCGAGATCGGTGGCGACGCCACAGCCGACGCCGACGGCCTCGATGTCCGGGCTGATGACGTGACGCTCCGCGGGCTGTCGGTGACCGGCTTCGACGGGTGGGGCGTTCGCGTCGACGGGGCCGACGGCGTGACCGTCGAGCGGATGGCGATCGGCTACCCGCTGCGCTCTGGGCCTGCCTTCCGGCCCAACGGAGCGGGCGCTGTGCTCGCCGAGAACGGGGCGCACGATGTGACGATCGGTGGGACCGAGGCGGACGACCAGAACCGGCTCTACGGCACCGTGGCCGTCCGCGGCGACCTGACCGACGGCGTCTCGGTCCTCCGCAACGAGATCGCGCTCGACCCGGTCGCGGTCGGCGTCACGCAGGTGCCCATCGACCTGGCCGCGGGCGGCCCGTCGTGCACGCCGTGGGCCGGCGGCGACGGGCCGAACGGCGGGATGCCCGCGCCCCGCCTCCTCTCCATCACGTCCGGCACGGTGACCGGCCTGACGCGGCCCGGCGCCCGCGTGGTCGTGTTCCGAACGGAGCGGTCGCTCCTCGGGACCGGGCACGACCGGGGCCGCTACTGGCCCGCCTCGGTCCTGCCCGTCGGCACCGCCGAGGCGGACGGGACCGGGGCGTTCGCCGTCGCCCTCGACGAGACGCTCGCCGTGGGCGACTACGTGACCGCCAGCGCGACGGACGCGGGCGGCAGCACGTCCGAGTTGGCCCAGCTCAAACGGCCCGTGATCTTCCTGCCGGGGATCGGCGGGTCCTGGCTCGAGGCCACGGCCGGCGCCGGCTCCGACGCCAACCTCTGGATCCCCCTCGGCGGGTTCCCCACCGACGCCGCCCTCAACGACCGGCTCGCGCGGATGGCGATGGACCCGTTCGGGCAGAGCCTCGAGCCCGTCGTCGCCGACGGCATCGTCGAGGACGGCGCGTTCGGCTACGGGCTGCCCTACTACGACGCGCTCGCGGCCATCACCGCCGCCGGCTACCCCGGCGACGTCGGCAACGACGACCGGGCCACCAACGACCTCTGGCGCTTCGACTACGACTGGCGTCTCCACACGATCGGCGTGGCCGCCCGCCTTCGCGAGCTCGTCGACGAGCTCACGGGCGGGGCCGACGACGTCGCCGTGTCGTGCGAGGTCGACCTCGTGGCCCACTCGATGGGCGGCGTCGTGGCCAACGACTACGTGCGCGGCGAGCCCGAGCACGCGCGCGACCACGTCCACCGGTACCTCACCGTCGCCACGCCCTACCTCGGGGCGAGCCAGGCCGCCGCGGCCCACTCGGTCGGCTACGTGTTCGACGTCGAGGAGGCGCTCTCGTTCGAGGTCGAGTGGGGCCGGATGATCACGATGGCCCGCAACATCCCGGCGATCTACGGGCTCATGCCGAGCCGGGCCTTCTGGGACGCCGCCGCCCCCGCGAGCCCGTCGCACCGGCACGGCTACCTCTTCCAGGACCTCGACGGCCGGCCCGTCCGCTCATGGGGCGCCACGCGCGACTTCCTCGCGGCCCCGAAGCGCGACGCGGCCGGCCGGGCGTTCGGCCTCGGGCGCAACGGCCGGCTCATCGACCAGCAGCAGACCGAGGTCCACGACCTCATCGACGACTGGCGCGGCTGGGACGGGCCGCCGCAGGTGTTCCGGCAGGTCGGCCTCCTCGCCGGGTCCACGACGACGGGGTGGCGGGTCTCGACGATCGTCCCGGAGCTCGTCCTCCCCGAGCGCCTGACGCCCCGCGCCGAGGTCGGCGACACGGACCGGCACCGGACGTGGCGGACCTACCTCCAGCCCGTCCTCGGGACCGGCGACGCGACGGTCCCCCTCGTCAGCGCCACGCTCGGCCACCACGCCAGCGTCGGCCGGGTCGACTTCTCGGGCGAGGACTCGGACTGGATCGAGCCGTTCGAGTACTACCCGTGCACGCACACCGGCATCCTCGCCGACGCCTGCACAGACACGCGGGGCGAGTCCGCGCTGGGGCGGATCCAGGCGATCCTCCGGTCCGGCTACCTCGTGATCCCCGAGCCGGCAACGCGCGCCGCCGGCGGGGATCCGCCGCCCGGCGCCGAGGCCCTCTACGTCGTCGCCTCCGGCCCGGTCACCGTGGAGGTGACGGACGCGACCGGGGCGCGCACCGGGCCGCGCTCCCGCGAGGCCTACCGCGTCGTCGAGCATGGGCTCGGCGGGATCGGCTACTGGCCCGGCGAGCGGTCCGCGACGGTGTCGGTGCCGACGACCGGCGCCTACACGTTGACGGTCGAGGCGCCCGTCGAAGGCGTCCAGGCCCGCGTCTACCGGCTCCAGATCGACGCCGACGACGCGCAGCGGCGGAGCGTCCTCTACGCGGACCAGTCGCTCGACGTCGGCGGCCGGCTCCGGCTCTCGACGTTGGCCGGCGGGACGCCCGCGGCCACGCCCCTGTCGCTCGACGCCGACGGCGACGGGGCCTTCGAGCGGAGCGTCGCGCCGTCCGCGGTCCTGACCGGGACGGGGGGCGTCCCGGCCGTCCCCACGCCCGAGCCGGCCGTCGTCCGGGCGGGCACGCTGGAGGGATCGGTCACGGTCGAGCTCGCCCTCCCCGACGTCGGCACGGACGGGTGGACGTGGACGCTCTCCGAGACGGCCGACTGGATCACGACGTCGGCCACCTCGGGCACGGTGCCGGCGACGATCACGCTCCGCCTCGCGGCCGACCTCGTATCCGACACGCTCGCGACCGCCACGCTCCAGCTCACGCTGCGTCACGGGGACTACGCGGTCGAGGCCCCCGTCCCGGTCGAGCTCCGGACCGACGCGGGCGGGGTGGACGCGGAGGACGGGCCCGACCGCCCGACGGCGCTCCGGGTCTCTGCGGTCGCCCCCAACCCGGCGCGGGCCCGCGCGGCCGTCGTCGTGGGCCTGCCGGCGGAGGCCCACGTGACGGTCGAGCTGTTCGACGTCCTCGGCCGGCGCGTGGGCGTGCTCGACGCCGGCCCGCTGGCGGGCGGGGAGCACGCGCTCGCGCTCGACACGTCGCCCCTCCCCGCCGGACCGTACATCGTCCGCGTGGCGGCCGGGGGGGAGGTCACGACGCGGCCGCTCACCGTCGTCCGCTGA
- the recN gene encoding DNA repair protein RecN yields the protein MLRSLSVRDYALIEELEVEFDSGLNIITGETGAGKSILLGALKLLLGDRASTEALRTGAKKAVVEGVFDSADEGRLPQILQEHEIDPSEGGMLIIRREISARGSRAFINDTPATLEVLREVAANTIDLHGQHEHQSLLRTETHVELLDNFGGLGGLVETYRKAYRKTAALVGERTDLVRREKELQKQKELYAFQIEEIDAARLKPDEADVLEAERRILENAEQLYEATAELYAQISESDDALYDRIVLVRNQLQDLARIDSSFEATLTDIRSAEIALKEATQFLQGYNAEIEFNPERLDEIRERMSEIDYLERKYGGTVEAVLAYRAEIGTTYDLAKDFEGAIARLDGQIEEAQETLSQAAYRLSQKRHEVAQRIEAAVGVELATLGMPHARFLVQFGFQDDPAGWVHLPEGARQRRVTAFPMGADLVEFHLSANLGEDPKPLVKVASGGEVSRIMLALKAILAKSERLPILVFDEIDTGISGPIARRAGESMHRLAQFHQIIAITHLPQIASLGDVHFEVDKVIEDGRTRTRIRRLDEAERAEAVATLLAGTDVSEAALRSARELIEGGREER from the coding sequence GTGCTGCGCAGCCTCTCCGTCCGCGATTACGCCCTCATCGAGGAGCTCGAGGTCGAGTTCGACAGCGGGCTCAACATCATCACGGGCGAGACCGGCGCCGGCAAGTCGATCCTCCTCGGCGCGCTCAAGCTGCTCCTGGGCGACCGCGCGTCGACCGAGGCCCTCCGCACGGGGGCGAAAAAGGCCGTCGTCGAGGGCGTGTTCGACAGCGCCGACGAGGGGCGGCTCCCGCAGATCCTCCAGGAGCACGAGATCGACCCGTCGGAGGGCGGGATGCTCATCATCCGGCGCGAGATCTCGGCGCGCGGCTCGCGGGCGTTCATCAACGACACGCCGGCCACGCTCGAGGTCCTCCGCGAGGTGGCCGCCAACACGATCGACCTCCACGGCCAGCACGAGCACCAGTCGCTCCTGCGGACCGAGACGCACGTCGAGCTGCTCGACAACTTCGGCGGCCTCGGCGGGCTCGTCGAGACCTACCGGAAGGCGTACCGCAAGACCGCGGCGCTGGTCGGCGAGCGGACCGACCTCGTCCGCCGCGAGAAGGAGCTCCAGAAGCAGAAGGAGCTCTACGCGTTCCAGATCGAGGAAATCGACGCCGCCCGGCTCAAGCCGGACGAGGCCGACGTGCTCGAGGCCGAGCGCCGGATCCTCGAGAACGCCGAGCAGCTCTACGAGGCCACGGCCGAGCTCTACGCCCAGATCTCGGAGTCCGACGACGCGCTCTACGACCGGATCGTCCTCGTCCGGAACCAGCTCCAGGACCTCGCCCGGATCGACTCGTCGTTCGAGGCCACGCTGACCGACATCCGCTCGGCCGAGATCGCGCTCAAGGAGGCCACGCAGTTTCTCCAGGGCTACAACGCCGAGATCGAGTTCAACCCGGAGCGGCTCGACGAAATCCGCGAGCGGATGTCGGAGATCGACTACCTCGAGCGGAAGTACGGCGGGACCGTCGAGGCCGTCCTCGCCTACCGCGCGGAGATCGGGACGACGTACGACCTCGCCAAGGACTTCGAGGGGGCCATCGCGCGGCTCGACGGGCAGATCGAGGAGGCGCAGGAGACGCTGAGCCAGGCGGCGTACCGGCTCTCGCAGAAGCGGCACGAGGTGGCGCAGCGGATCGAGGCGGCCGTCGGCGTCGAGCTGGCGACGCTCGGGATGCCGCACGCGCGGTTCCTCGTCCAGTTCGGCTTCCAGGACGACCCCGCCGGCTGGGTCCACCTCCCGGAGGGCGCCCGCCAGCGGCGCGTGACGGCGTTCCCCATGGGGGCCGACCTCGTCGAGTTCCACCTCTCGGCCAACCTCGGTGAGGACCCGAAGCCGCTCGTGAAGGTGGCCTCGGGCGGCGAGGTCTCGCGCATCATGCTCGCGCTCAAGGCGATCCTCGCCAAGTCCGAGCGACTCCCGATCTTGGTGTTCGACGAGATCGACACGGGAATCTCGGGGCCCATCGCCCGGCGCGCGGGCGAGTCGATGCACCGGCTGGCGCAGTTCCACCAGATCATCGCCATCACGCACCTCCCGCAGATCGCGTCGCTCGGCGACGTGCACTTCGAGGTCGACAAGGTCATCGAGGACGGCCGGACGCGGACGCGGATCCGCCGGCTCGACGAGGCCGAGCGGGCCGAGGCCGTGGCGACGCTCCTGGCGGGCACCGACGTGTCGGAGGCCGCGCTCCGGAGCGCCCGCGAGCTCATCGAGGGCGGGCGCGAGGAGCGGTAG
- a CDS encoding CBS domain-containing protein — translation MTLASLLRTGSPIVSIGPDATVFEAIGRMVEHNVGSILVTEGDALRGIFTERDYLRRIALEGRTSRETAVRDVMTADLITVSPEDSVDGCLATMTERKIRHLPVLRDGELLGVVSIGDLVRARLEEARGEVEGLKHFVTGGYPG, via the coding sequence ATGACCCTCGCCTCTCTCCTCCGCACCGGAAGCCCCATCGTCTCCATCGGGCCCGACGCCACGGTCTTCGAGGCCATCGGCCGCATGGTCGAGCACAACGTCGGCTCCATCCTCGTCACCGAGGGCGACGCGCTCCGGGGCATCTTTACCGAGCGCGACTACCTCCGGCGGATCGCCCTCGAAGGCCGGACCTCGCGCGAGACGGCCGTCCGCGACGTCATGACGGCCGACCTGATCACGGTCTCGCCCGAGGACAGCGTCGACGGCTGCCTGGCGACCATGACCGAGCGGAAGATCCGCCACCTGCCGGTCCTCCGCGACGGCGAGCTGCTGGGCGTCGTGTCCATCGGCGACCTCGTCCGGGCCCGCCTCGAGGAGGCCCGGGGCGAAGTGGAAGGGCTGAAGCACTTCGTCACGGGCGGCTACCCGGGCTGA
- a CDS encoding carboxypeptidase regulatory-like domain-containing protein has translation MLFLRSAPLSLVLLLAASASAQSAPEAAGLGTVTGLVTDAETGEPVVGAGVAIPELGLGAVSQRDGSYVIEDVPVGTHAVRAAAYTYHFETVEAEVGEEDVALDFALHPGSAAGCASHDH, from the coding sequence ATGCTGTTCCTCCGCTCCGCCCCGCTCTCCCTCGTCCTCCTGCTTGCGGCCTCTGCCTCGGCCCAGAGCGCGCCCGAGGCGGCCGGCCTCGGCACGGTGACGGGCCTGGTGACCGACGCCGAGACGGGCGAGCCCGTGGTGGGCGCCGGCGTCGCGATCCCGGAGCTCGGCCTCGGCGCCGTGTCGCAGCGTGACGGGTCGTACGTCATCGAGGACGTGCCGGTGGGGACGCACGCCGTCCGCGCGGCGGCGTACACCTACCACTTCGAGACGGTCGAGGCCGAGGTCGGCGAGGAGGACGTGGCGCTCGACTTCGCGCTCCACCCGGGCAGCGCCGCCGGCTGCGCGAGCCACGATCACTAG